The Pungitius pungitius chromosome 8, fPunPun2.1, whole genome shotgun sequence genome has a window encoding:
- the chia.1 gene encoding chitinase, acidic.1 yields the protein MVKLLTAVGVLLVLHMATSNKLVCHMTNWAQYRPSSAKFTPDNIDPFLCTHVIYALASINSFNQISSIEWNDEEQYSRLNNLKSVNPALKTLLTVGGTINGLSPFIAMVAKPEGRATFIKSAISFLRTHKFDGLNLAWEYPGQNGSPASDKERFTLLVAELAKAFQDEAREEKKTPLLLSANVASLLPTIDRAYEVNKIALSLDFINVMTYDYHGHWEKATGQNSPLYRSSIDSGSHIHRNINSSISHWIALGAPAEKLLLGFPTYGRTYRLTGSASGLGAPSNGPADAGPYTRTEGMWAFYEICDFTSGAINGWNSEQEVPYATFGSSWVGYDDERSFSAKVSWMSANNLGGAHVWTLDMDDFGGYFCSTGPYPLVSHLRMSMGFPPKPTTTKPPPTTRDPIKDFCLGRPDGLYENTANKSTYFQCFRGNTYLHHCQTGLIYWDSCKCCDWP from the exons ATGGTGAAACTCCTCACAG CTGTGGGCGTTCTGCTCGTCCTGCACATGG CCACGTCCAATAAACTGGTGTGCCACATGACCAACTGGGCCCAGTACAGGCCCAGCAGTGCCAAGTTCACTCCGGACAACATCGACCCCTTCCTGTGCACACACGTCATCTACGCTCTGGCCAGCATCAACAGCTTCAACCAGATCAGCTCCATCGAGTGGAACGACGAGGAGCAGTACAGCAGGCTCAACAACCTCAAGAGTGT taatCCTGCTCTGAAGACTCTTCTGACGGTCGGAGGAACAATCAATGGCTTGAGCCC ATTCATCGCCATGGTCGCCAAGCCCGAGGGACGCGCCACCTTCATCAAGTCGGCCATCAGCTTCCTCCGCACCCACAAGTTTGATGGGCTGAACCTGGCCTGGGAATATCCCGGACAGAATGGCAGCCCAGCGTCGGACAAGGAGAGGTTCACTCTGCTGGTCGCG GAACTCGCAAAGGCCTTTCAGGACGAAGccagggaggaaaagaagactCCGCTGCTGTTGTCGGCCAATGTGGCTTCTTTGCTTCCCACCATCGACAGAGCCTACGAAGTCAATAAGATCGCACT TTCCCTGGACTTCATCAACGTCATGACCTATGACTACCATGGACACTGGGAGAAAGCTACTGGACAAAACAGCCCACTTTACCGCAGCTCCATCGACTCCGGCTCACACATTCATCGCAACATT aactcTTCCATCTCCCACTGGATCGCTCTGGGAGCGCCAGCCGAGAAGCTGCTCTTGGGTTTCCCCACCTACGGCCGCACCTACCGCCTCACCGGCAGTGCAAGCGGCCTGGGGGCCCCATCTAACGGCCCCGCAGATGCCGGACCCTATACTCGCACTGAAGGCATGTGGGCCTTCTATGAG ATATGTGACTTCACCTCCGGTGCCATAAATGGATGGAACTCTGAACAGGAGGTTCCTTACGCCACCTTTGGAAGTTCCTGGGTGGGCTATGATGACGAGCGCAGCTTTTCTGCAAAG GTTTCGTGGATGAGTGCCAACAACCTGGGAGGGGCTCATGTGTGGACTCTGGACATGGATGACTTTGGTGGATACTTCTGCTCAACTGGACCTTATCCTCTCGTCAGCCATCTTAGGATGTCAATGG GCTTTCCCCCAAAGCCTACAACTACCAAACCCCCCCCGACCACCAGGGACCCCATTAAAGACTTCTGCCTGGGCCGCCCCGATGGTCTGTACGAAAACACGGCTAACAAGAGCACCTACTTCCAGTGTTTCCGAGGAAACACTTACCTGCACCACTGCCAGACCGGCCTCATCTACTGGGACTCCTGCAAGTGCTGCGACTGGCCCTGA